From Solanum lycopersicum chromosome 4, SLM_r2.1:
ATCATTAATGAGCTAATATCTCTTTCTCAAAAAAACTAATGAGCTAATATACATTCTCTTGGATAGGCAACTAAATCAAAGCAAAAGATAAACAACAAATACAGCAGAAGAGTAATTACCGAAGTCATACCTCTAACGAATTGTTTGAGCACCTATGCTGATAACAACCATTGCCTTGGGCCATTGAGCCACGTACAAATCCAGAACGCACTAGAGAAGAAGACATGCACCTGTATggatttaaacaaaaaactaGTGAGCTAGTATCCGATTAGATATAATCTCCAAAGGCTACAGGCGAACACCTCACCTTGAACTACTTCCCCTCACTTCACCTAACATCCTATCAGGTGCTCGAGCACCATTCGTGTCCGTACAAGATCCATCAGAGTAAGCAACAAAATAAGTGCAATAATCTGCCAATGATGACTGACCACCTGCAACAGCCATCCACCAGAAGTTACAACAGGAAGCCAGTTCAAGAAACTTACTAAACTAGTAATGTTTGTTTCAAAATCTTAATTGGCGTGCATCCACCCAACAATACTATTAGTCGACTTGTTTATCGGAAGTTCAAAGTTGACAAAAAAATTGGGTATCCAAGACAAAATCAGTTTTCAATGACAATGAAATATCAAAAACAATGAAAGTAAAGAAATACCTTTGTTAGCCTGTGGAAAATAACGAGCCCATTGAGGGAGATCCCCACTATAATTCATTATTGGACAATAACCTTCAGCCTCCCTGTTAAATGTACATCCAGATAACTGGGTAGTGTTACAATGATAGGCTCCCTTCCAGTGATTGCAGGGGAAGGTAACGAAATCTGGTCCTTGGTTGCGTCCCCAATCAAGACGGTCAGCCATGCTGTAATTAGCCCGGTACCATCCACTGTCCTCAAGTAAAGCAAGAGTCATTTTTGAAACCACTGATCTTGTATCTACTGACCCAGTCATGATCTCGTTCATCAATAGCCTTTTCTCCCAATGAGAACCTGCAGCGATTTGTTCTTTAAACAATCTATCCATAATTCAAAAAGATGTTCATTTAGCAGGATTCTATAATGTTGACATCTTTTTGCCAAGAAAATGCAGGAGGGTGTATCTCAGAAGAATCCATTCAACATAGAAGATAAATATCAACCTGATGTACCACGTCCGCCTCCATCTTCTAGCTCAAGTCCAGTGAAATTCTCAGAGAATGCCTGCAGTGTTAAACTGGTTAAGGGTATTCTAACTTTAATGGGTTTAGCTTTGCCCATAAATTTAATGTGGCAAAAAATAACTAGCTTATATAAGCCACAGGAATTAGAGGAGGaatattgaagaaaatgaaatactATAGACTATATACCCCATAGTGATGGCGAGCATGCATGATAACTCGAGGAAGCACTACTCGAGTAACCATTCTTCCAAGTTTTTCATCCATTACCAGTTCAGTAACCTACGAAAGGAAACGGCAAGTAAATGCACATCAGGCTTCAGCATAACCAGGTCTGAAATAAATGTTAGTGAACCCTCGACTATCAGTAAAAGAACTTATATGAAtgcaaattaaaacaaaagggGGGCACAGATGCTCTGTCCTAGCGAATAAGGAAACCGAAGAAAATAAGCAAACACAGAAAGGATTTTGGCATTTCCAAGCAAGAAGAAACATCCTTTGAGATGTTGGAGAAAAGATAAGAGTAGGGGACGCAAGGCAAATACTAGATCCAGACGACACTTGAGATAGGCCACAACACTTATCATAGAGAAAAGGCAATGTTTCGCTTTGCAGAATACTATATGCCCTACGACAGAGATGTTGGAGAAAAGACTAAGAGCAGGGGACTCAAGGCTAATACTAGATCCAAACGATACTTGAGATAGGCCACACCACTTATCATAGAGAAAAGGCAATGTTCACTTTACAGAATCCTATATGCCCAACGACAGAGACAAGTAATAGCATACAAGAGGACAGAGCATCAAAAGATGTGGAACTAGTAGGAATTAAAGAAGTTTGGGAAAGTTTTGAGCACCATTCACAACTTTTAATTatccaaataaattatttgtaatCAAGTTTTGCTATGGTCTTccagtaataaataaattgaagagAAAAAGCTCCTACTTTGGAGCATAATGCGGACTCCGAACATCAGACTTGGCAACCAAAGGAGAAGGGTAAAACACAAGAGTAAGTTTAGCCCCTTTACTacatcatttttaaatttagcCCCTTGAGATCTCTTCCACCCACCTTCTGGtctcatttttctttattccaactTGTTTTACTTGACTAATGTGTGTTGCATTCTTGAGAAAATAAGATAGAATCAGTAAGTTAACAGAAGCTGATCTTATTAACTGACGAACCATATgcttaacaaaaacaaaaattcaattgaaTAATATGCTTGTTCTCAAAAAGATAGCAGAAGAACCAAATCACAGACATTTTTAAAAGGTTGAGCACAATTGACcatataaaagaacaaaatatgtAACAGCTCTCCAAAATCTCATAAAAAAGCCCTTCTCTATTGGAGATAATTATAAATCACAAGAAAAGAGTAATTTTCTTTTCTACAGTACAGCCAACACAAGGATATCACAACTTATGTGAATATAGAGTCTATTGTGCGCTGTTTGCTCTTTTATTTCCCTACATGAGAACTTTTTACAAGAGATCACTACTGCAGGGTGAGGAGATTATTGCAGTATATGAACTCTTATAAGCATGAGTTTCTACTGGTGCCTTTCTGCTTGGTTATAGCACATGCAAAATCAAAATTACCTGACTTCGCCTACGTTTTCTCTCATCACGAAAATGAGCAAAGGCATGAGGATCAAATCCAAGAACGTGCATTACTTCATGTATCAAAGTAGCTTGAAGTAAGGTTTCCGCTTCAGCAGTTAAATGCCGAGGAGCTACATTCACATGCCCTGAAACCAGAAAATCTCAGTTTAGCAATGGTGTCTACGAAAATTTCTAGTGCATTGACATGCTTTTGTTCACACAACACTCACCAGCAACAGCACGACCCCATTGATCACGCTCACATGCTACAGCCCATGCAAGAGTGTTGCCGGTTGTTGGCCTTGTAGTCACAAGAAGAACCAAATCCGCATGTGCAACACCCTCTGAAGTATACATGGAGAAATTATGTTAATTGAAACATGACAATAATGATTTAACAGTAAACGAAAATATCATAATCAAATGAGGAAATCCAAGCAGCTGATAATCCAATAAAAGTACCTTCAACATATTTTCTTGGGAGTTGTACACCTCCATCTTGTCCACAAGCAGAATATCCACTTAACCTCAGGTTTCCCTTAACTGGCTCAACAGATAACGCTCTTTTAAACCAATCCGCTGTCTGCTCGAGGGCCTATATTGCAAATTGCATCCGGTTAAAATTAAAGCCCTGGCTATCAAGTACTACTTACTGGCATTAGAAATGGTATAGTGTGACAGAAATAGCCTTATCGGGAGAAGAGAATAAACCTTGCGAAGGCGATGCCTTTTGTCCTCCCCAGCTATATCATCTAAGGTACAGTTATACCAGCAATCACCATAAACTGGAGGATCTCCATGTGGATTACAAGAAGACGTACCAGAAAAAGAAGCACCTGGTGGCTCCCCAAGCTAATTAGACAGAGAGAACTGATGAATTAGCAAGGACAAGTATCAAATTTCTCAAACACATTTTTCAGCTGATGATAAGTACTTACCTTCACAATGTCGCCGACTTTTTGACAATCTCTCTCAGATGAATGACCAACAGCATCATAATTCAAAAAGATTCGGATCGGTTGCATGACATCATTTTGTTCTTTGGAAATTTCAAGTAATGCCCTTCCTCTACGGTGAGGGGGATCTGAAGCCACAGACTCCTCATACACCTGAGGAGTGACGGAATACACTTGCAAACCAGGTCTTTTCCTTTGTTCAATTATCTGATCATGGATACAAGAATGCGAAATGGTACTCTTGTCTTCATTCTCAAAGTCTTGTCTCAATAATTGATGATCCGAGAAAGTTGCTAAACTGGTCTCTAGACACAATAGTATAAATAGGACCTAAGgagaaacaaaaaaacatcAATCAAAATCTAGCTTGTATTACCTATATGCTGTCCCAGTAACACTTAAACGATTAGAGCGCGAAAAGAATTATGTCACAAGCAAATTAAGATGAAGGAATAGATGTTCATAATCTGCAATGAACAGCTATCTTTAATATCTCTCAAAATTCCATAAGCAGCACAAACCAAAATCAACTTTTTTTGAGCTCCACAAGCTTACTGAAGCTAATTAAGAACCTTAAGAAACTAACTCTTACCCCAAGCTGAATAAAGTCCATGACAATCAGTGGAAATACAGAAAATAACCCCTTCAAGCAAAAAGCCCCAATCTTTAAACCACAAAAGGAGGAAACTTTTACCCTTATTAGAGCCAATTACTCAAATATAAGTAGTTTCACAAAATACCCATTAcccaaaataaagaagaaggaaaattaGAACTTCATAAGGAACTACAAGATCTTATAAATGGAAATTACCATAAAAATGAAACAAGTTTTCAAGGGGAAAACAGCAAAAAGAAACTTTCTGAATACTTCAAACTTCAGCAGATCCAAAATTCCTAAGTTTCCAACCTCAAgaaatttcctctttttaacttcaattttttttttcatctatcCAAACAGCTTCCTAATAACTCATACATTCTTACCATTTATTCTCATCAGCTACCAGCATAATATCccacaaaaaatgaaataaacccTAAATCCCCAAATTAAAAAGTCTCACCTGGGAAAACAATATAGCAAATCTGAGCTTAGTTGAAGAGCTGGATTTAGAATGAACACTGAGAAAAGTACAAGTATTACTTCTACTGATACCACCACCACTACTACTACCACTACTCCAACACCAAATCTTCAACTCCATGAAACGCTGCGTTTAACAAAACACACCATCAAATCCCCGCCGTACACGGCGTTTCTCCGATCGATTCCGTTTTCCAAAAGAAATGCAGACCCCTCCACATTATCCAAACAGATGTGTATATCTACACACCCTCTGAGGTGTAAAGATTGAAACTTTATCAATCTTGTACACACccttttgaaaataaacaacaatgagaacaacaaaatcaaattaaaaaactcAGTTCTTTGAATAAATATGAACTGGGTTTTTCTTGGTTCTGGGGAAAAGAGACTACTATCTTAGCTTCTTGTTTAACAGTGAAACAAAAATCtgtacattttgtgaaagcaaagtttcttgtatttgtttgtacactgaaaaattaataaagaagaaatattcaGAGGATGATATGAAAATTgtgtataatttaatattatatataaagtatatatatatataataaaagtgaATAAGAATAGGTAAGGGTGGGTGGAGTtagatcataatattttattttgattaaattaatattttactatatggttttttcaatgaaaaaagttgtataaaatataaaatatcatggTTTTTAGAAAAGTAACCTTGCCTTTTCTTGAAACTACTGAAATACCATTGCCTTTTTgtttcattataaaaaaatgagtGGCTtagaccaaaaaaataataataataataattaacctCTTTGAATTGGAgtttataaaattacaattatattatttaaaaaaaaaatatttgtgaatTACATTAATacatagttattattattacaatataTCATCTTAACATATTCTATTTGaatcaagtaaattttaaaaataaaaatctgttaaattttattatttttaaatttcactgtttgtattattatgatgaatattatATGATAACTTTAGATTGAGATTTCACTAAATGACATTTGAGtaaattgttaattatgatttttgttttattggtATTAGATTATGTGATACAAcaagatattaattattatatggaGTTGTttgagtaatatatatatatatatatatatatatatatatatatatatatatatatatatatatatatatatatatatatatatatatatatatatatattatataattgagAATATATGTTGTTGTCCAATTTTACATACGTGACAAAACAAAATATCAGTAGAAGTTTCATAAAAGGGATACAGCAAATCAACAATAGGAAAGTTTATTGTCAATTAGCTAATTAGATAAACTAATTGGGGTtttataataattcttttttcatAGCACtaacaactttatttttttagtcataaaaaaaatgaaatgggTTGAAATTAAAGTTATAAACGTGTTTGTATATTTACCTTAAGATTGAATATTTTCAAAGTTGTTTTGCgtaataatatgaataaaatatgtgtatatgttattttcttaaatattatttgtgaaattatattcctgttaattttttttatatatatagtgttgAATTAAAATACAGATggacaataataaatatattgacaatctttattaatatttaagacgtttaaataaatatttaccaaaaatatcatttattttaaaacgaTGAGATTAGTTTCAAAGAGAGAAATGTTGGAACCTTTAAATGAATAGAGTATATTTGGGGCAATTTACAACCTTAATTTGGAAATTAATTGCATATAAGAGTTGTAGTCCTTCTGTTTTCGtcctttttaaaagaaatatatctACTATAAAATATAGGATTAGcacgttattattattatatacaccttaaatatgataataaaaattgcaatgaaataatattttttttaattaaaaaactcAAACTTTATATATAAAACGAGTAGTAtcgattaaataaatatttttaaaaagaaatttaagtaAAGATAGAATTATCCTTCATTtagaatagaaaaagaaaaagacatcTCTACTTGTCAATCAACAACCGAATGATGGGTCCTCAATAATTGTTCCAACAATTTAATTTAGATAtctattaaaatatatctatttcatatttataagtaccataattatttttattattatcgaatttcaattaatttaaattggtgaaagttattttatatcaagattttttttatattttcgaGACTCAAAAATAATGGCGgtccttaaaatttttaataagagaatttaaaatgtaaagaaataaacatgtgaattaaacaaaagaaatttaacattttaatacatataaaaataatttcaaaccgttaataaaaagtaatatatttttatcaaaagacATTAAATAAACTCTAATAATATATTGATTTCGCCCATacgcaaaaaataaaaaaaattatattcatctcGACGTaacatttgaattattattacaagggtataacaaaaattaaattagaaactttacaattgtaaaaaataaaattaataaaattaaatgaaagcCATGTCATAGAATTTACTTTGTATTACTTCCTCCGTTCGAAATTGTTTGTCATTTTGtgcttatcgaaagtcaatttaactaattatcATAGATATAttggattatattaatttgatattttaaacaaaaaaattagatattctaaaactatatgaaaagtactataaattataattttttgcaatgttagtttaaatttttatagtttgactttaaaaataaaaatcatgacaaataatatcgGATAGAGAAGGTATGTTGTAAAAATTATTTGTCGGTTAATTTATTGAGTCAGTCAAACGGCTAGAGCTAGTGgctgaattttatttaatatattattatatagaaaaaatacataagtatttttattcgaaattttagagacataatttgtatttatattaaggttttattatatttttttattttataaataattttttatctctttttatcttatttgaCATTATCATGTGAGTTCTGCTCGTGTTGACAATTTGTAATGATAGTGTCACATAGGtcaaaaagggataaaaatttattttataaaataaaatcatgaaagTAATAGAactttagtataatataagtatatttctaaaattttgagCATAGATTGAggctatttatatatttttcgtattatatatttatctacTACAAGAACcgtcattaatttattaagcTACTAATATAGGTTTTAATTGGGGTAATTAAActacaattattttttctactaATTTTGTTTGACTACGTTATTTTTAACGTATAATTCTCTAACAGTTATCGActacacattttttttctttttcaatactCGTTATATACtttgttttatattatattaacttGTTAAGAATTTTcacgataaaaaataaaaattatgagaataaaatattgataacaagatcagaaataataatatttatgataaaaatgtaTATGGCGTCTAACGCTTAAACAAATTTTCGATGATGAATTTTATTCAACTTAGCACCACATCTCTTGATGTAagagattcttttttttttttttaattttttgaatatttattatgattttaattaaaaataaaatggagcTTATTATTTTGTGTTGGAATTTTGGTCCACAAAATGAGTGTTAGTAGGTAGTTCCAGCTCATCCATCCTGGATAAATGCAAATTGTTTAATATTATGTACTAATAATCAACCAAATGTCATAAATACAGTAAATGCCGTAAAAATGTCTTTATTTGATCCAATTATCCAGCTCAGATATCAAATGTAATTtcagaataataaaaatgttaatataaaatcagatatcaaatgaaaaaccaagtataaaaattatttttaattataaatactatatttgaattttatatatcaaaatgaTCTTATTATTTAATGAGTCTTATATactgtaattttaaaataataaaaattttaatataaatatcagatattaaataaaaaatcgaaTTATTTGCCTTAATTgacttaaatttgaaaaaaaaaaagttatagttAACGCCTTTATGGCATGCATGACTTTTGCTAGcactatattaattatatagtgTTGTAAAGGCTCTTGTTttgaaggtttttttttttttaatcctaaatagttttttttcaaatgtaaaTTAAATTACGAAAATTGTGatgaagataaaaattaatttactttgatttgatataattattaaataagaaattttataataaataactttttgaCGAGGTTATTCTTTACCCACACACACcccacaaaataaatttaaaaaataataaggtcTCAAAACGATTCAATGTTTATATTCgtacataaatataaacaattatgtatttgttttaattatgatgaatgttaattgattttttcttaattttagaaaaaattatggCCAGTTACTACGCatatattttcaatgtttttctatcttttaatttatccaTTTTACCTCCAATTTCAATCCATC
This genomic window contains:
- the LOC101248771 gene encoding uncharacterized protein isoform X1; amino-acid sequence: MELKIWCWSSGSSSGGGISRSNTCTFLSVHSKSSSSTKLRFAILFSQVLFILLCLETSLATFSDHQLLRQDFENEDKSTISHSCIHDQIIEQRKRPGLQVYSVTPQVYEESVASDPPHRRGRALLEISKEQNDVMQPIRIFLNYDAVGHSSERDCQKVGDIVKLGEPPGASFSGTSSCNPHGDPPVYGDCWYNCTLDDIAGEDKRHRLRKALEQTADWFKRALSVEPVKGNLRLSGYSACGQDGGVQLPRKYVEEGVAHADLVLLVTTRPTTGNTLAWAVACERDQWGRAVAGHVNVAPRHLTAEAETLLQATLIHEVMHVLGFDPHAFAHFRDERKRRRSQVTELVMDEKLGRMVTRVVLPRVIMHARHHYGAFSENFTGLELEDGGGRGTSGSHWEKRLLMNEIMTGSVDTRSVVSKMTLALLEDSGWYRANYSMADRLDWGRNQGPDFVTFPCNHWKGAYHCNTTQLSGCTFNREAEGYCPIMNYSGDLPQWARYFPQANKGGQSSLADYCTYFVAYSDGSCTDTNGARAPDRMLGEVRGSSSRCMSSSLVRSGFVRGSMAQGNGCYQHRCSNNSLEVAVDGIWRVCPKAGGPIQFPGFNGELVCPAYHELCDVNPALLSSQCPNSCNFNGDCLGGKCRCFIGFGGYDCSKRSCPGNCGGHGKCLGNGVCECDNGYTGVDCSTAVCDEQCSLHGGVCDNGVCEFRCSDYAGYTCQNSSTLLPSLSVCKDVLQNDVSGQHCAPSELSILQQLEEVVVMPNYNRLFPAGPRKILNIFRGRDCDGAAKRLACWISIQKCDKDGDNRLRVCHSACQSYNVACGASLDCSDQTLFSNEHEGHGLCTGWGELDAWF
- the LOC101248771 gene encoding uncharacterized protein isoform X2: MELKIWCWSSGSSSGGGISRSNTCTFLSVHSKSSSSTKLRFAILFSQVLFILLCLETSLATFSDHQLLRQDFENEDKSTISHSCIHDQIIEQRKRPGLQVYSVTPQVYEESVASDPPHRRGRALLEISKEQNDVMQPIRIFLNYDAVGHSSERDCQKVGDIVKLGEPPGASFSGTSSCNPHGDPPVYGDCWYNCTLDDIAGEDKRHRLRKALEQTADWFKRALSVEPVKGNLRLSGYSACGQDGGVQLPRKYVEEGVAHADLVLLVTTRPTTGNTLAWAVACERDQWGRAVAGHVNVAPRHLTAEAETLLQATLIHEVMHVLGFDPHAFAHFRDERKRRRSQVTELVMDEKLGRMVTRVVLPRVIMHARHHYGAFSENFTGLELEDGGGRGTSGSHWEKRLLMNEIMTGSVDTRSVVSKMTLALLEDSGWYRANYSMADRLDWGRNQGPDFVTFPCNHWKGAYHCNTTQLSGCTFNREAEGYCPIMNYSGDLPQWARYFPQANKGGQSSLADYCTYFVAYSDGSCTDTNGARAPDRMLGEVRGSSSRCMSSSLVRSGFVRGSMAQGNGCYQHRCSNNSLEVAVDGIWRVCPKAGGPIQFPGFNGELVCPAYHELCDVNPALLSSQCPNSCNFNGDCLGGKCRCFIGFGGYDCSKRSCPGNCGGHGKCLGNGVCECDNGYTGVDCSTDTSFKGRFKDDCLHFHW